From one Rosa rugosa chromosome 4, drRosRugo1.1, whole genome shotgun sequence genomic stretch:
- the LOC133746097 gene encoding receptor-like protein EIX2, whose product MLFSIMSGRRIHSVLVGLLCLVIASTICCSNSVGTSSILCLESERHALLQFKQGLVDESNALASWKNEKDCCKWRGIACNNQTGHVITLNLCIFCDDYMYAATPLIGQIDPSLLELRHLNHLDLSFNDFGGMIPKFIGSLSQLKELKLAQANFSGSVPPQLGNLSNLHTLDLSWNEFLSSENMEWLSHLSSLRYLNMSGVDLSKVVNWPQSLSKLTSLIELQLSWCRLPDVNLRSLSFINSPTSLQVLDLSQNSLVNSSIFHWIANVSNNFVHIQLSDNDLQGPIPAHVFTSMVSLGSLDLSGNLLEGGMTKAFQNLCSLESLVLASNQFSENIQDSLETLSCAKDTLESLDLSHNWFWGSFPELTGFSKLRELRLHDNTLNGSIPESVGQLSSLEHLDLFGNSLNAVVTEAHLLNLSSLKHLDVSNNTALFINLSSDWNPPFQLDTLGMSSCKVGPAFPKWIQTQRNLTRLSLDNASISDSLPSNFWDLFSDLEELDLSRNKIRGKLPDLPSFPPGLITLYLSNNMFSGSLSSLCATQAPQLNFLDLSENLLSGELPNCWMSFQLLDILYLGKNKLSGKLPSSLGNLEAISVLGLHSNNFSGELPSLKNCTRLTILDLGNNNLSGKIPSWINQNLKYLRALRLRSNMFNGIIPFSMCGLTTIHVLDLSQNNISGALPYCFNNILALADDATYDIMNVELVWKGIEIEFGENLQFLRSIDISSNYLVGEIPQSITSMSKLNSLNLSRNNLTGKLPENFGNLKKLESLDLSRNQISGRIPTSFSSLNFLEVLDVSHNHLSGEIPLGTQLQTFNASAYMGNLGLCGPPLTPNCSGDGTTQVDDNKEHDNDGLINLGFFISTVLGFITGFWVVCGSLVLKSSWRYAYFKFLDDSRDWVYVKAVVYKAKMQKRLRR is encoded by the coding sequence ATGTTGTTCAGCATCATGAGTGGTAGGCGTATACATTCTGTTTTGGTTGGGCTTCTATGCCTGGTCATTGCCTCTACTATTTGTTGTTCTAATAGTGTTGGAACCTCCAGCATTCTGTGCTTGGAGAGTGAAAGACATGCTCTTCTCCAGTTTAAACAAGGCCTTGTGGATGAGTCCAATGCTCTTGCTTCTTGGAAAAATGAGAAAGATTGCTGCAAGTGGAGAGGAATCGCATGCAACAACCAAACAGGTCATGTGATCACTCTAAATCTCTGTATTTTTTGTGATGATTACATGTATGCTGCAACTCCTTTAATTGGTCAAATTGATCCTTCACTACTTGAATTACGACATCTAAATCACTTGGACCTCAGTTTCAATGATTTTGGAGGAATGATTCCCAAGTTCATTGGCTCTTTGAGTCAATTGAAAGAACTCAAACTTGCACAAGCTAATTTCAGCGGATCTGTTCCACCCCAACTTGGAAACCTCTCTAATTTGCACACTCTTGATCTTTCCTGGAACGAATTTCTTAGTTCTGAAAATATGGAGTGGTTATCTCATCTTTCTTCCTTGAGATACCTGAACATGTCAGGTGTAGATTTGTCAAAGGTTGTGAATTGGCCACAATCTTTAAGCAAGCTCACTTCACTGATAGAGCTTCAGTTATCTTGGTGTCGTCTTCCTGATGTCAATCTAAGATCACTTTCCTTTATTAATTCTCCCACCTCTCTTCAAGTCCTTGACCTCTCTCAGAACTCTCTTGTTAATTCTTCAATATTTCATTGGATAGCCAATGTCAGCAACAACTTTGTTCATATTCAATTATCGGATAATGATTTACAAGGTCCCATACCAGCTCATGTTTTCACAAGCATGGTTTCTCTAGGCTCTCTAGATCTATCTGGTAACTTACTTGAAGGTGGGATGACAAAGGCCTTTCAAAACTTATGCAGCTTAGAATCGTTGGTTTTAGCTTCAAACCAATTCTCTGAAAACATTCAGGACTCTTTAGAAACCTTGTCCTGTGCTAAGGACACACTTGAGAGCTTGGACTTGAGTCATAACTGGTTTTGGGGTTCATTTCCAGAATTGACAGGTTTTTCAAAGCTACGAGAGTTACGTCTTCATGATAATACTCTAAATGGGTCAATACCCGAGAGTGTCGGGCAACTTTCTAGCCTTGAACATTTGGATCTTTTCGGGAATTCTTTGAATGCTGTCGTAACAGAAGCCCACCTTTTGAACCTCTCTAGTTTGAAGCATTTGGATGTTTCTAACAATACAGCTTTGTTTATCAACCTGAGCTCAGATTGGAATCCACCATTTCAACTTGATACGTTAGGCATGTCCTCTTGCAAGGTGGGACCAGCATTTCCAAAATGGATTCAAACGCAGAGAAATCTTACTCGGCTTTCTCTGGATAATGCTAGTATATCAGATTCCTTACCTAGTAATTTTTGGGATCTATTTTCTGACTTAGAGGAATTAGATCTCTCTAGGAATAAAATTCGTGGAAAACTGCCGGATCTGCCATCATTTCCTCCAGGGCTCATCACTTTGTATCTCTCGAATAACATGTTTTCAGGATCCTTGTCTTCCTTATGTGCAACACAGGCTCCACAGTTGAATTTTCTCGACCTTTCTGAGAACCTACTGTCAGGGGAGCTTCCTAATTGTTGGATGTCATTTCAACTATTAGACATATTGTATTTAGGAAAGAATAAATTATCTGGGAAATTACCAAGCTCATTAGGGAATTTAGAGGCAATTAGCGTATTGGGTTTACATAGTAACAACTTTTCAGGAGAATTGCCTTCTTTAAAGAACTGTACAAGATTAACCATTCTTGACCTTGGGAACAATAACCTGTCTGGAAAGATACCATCATGGATAAACCAAAACCTAAAATATTTGAGGGCTCTTCGCTTAAGGTCCAATATGTTCAATGGAATCATACCCTTTTCCATGTGCGGTCTAACCACCATTCATGTCTTGGACCTCTCTCAGAATAATATATCAGGAGCCTTGCCATATTGCTTTAATAACATATTAGCTTTGGCTGATGATGCTACATATGATATTATGAATGTAGAATTGGTGTGGAAAGGGATAGAGATTGAGTTTGGGGAAAATCTTCAGTTTCTGAGAAGCATTGACATTTCAAGCAATTATTTGGTTGGGGAAATTCCACAAAGCATAACAAGTATGTCAAAGTTGAATTCTCTGAACCTGTCAAGAAACAATTTGACAGGAAAGCTTCCTGAAAACTTTGGGAATTTGAAGAAGTTAGAGTCTCTCGATTTGTCAAGAAACCAGATATCTGGTAGAATTCCTACAAGTTTTTCGAGCTTAAATTTTCTTGAAGTCTTGGACGTATCACACAACCACTTGTCAGGAGAAATTCCACTAGGCACCCAACTTCAAACTTTTAATGCTTCTGCATATATGGGAAACCTTGGACTTTGTGGACCACCACTGACACCTAATTGTTCAGGAGATGGAACAACTCAAGTTGATGATAACAAAGAACATGATAATGATGGTCTCATAAACTTGGGATTCTTTATCAGTACAGTGCTGGGATTCATCACAGGATTTTGGGTGGTCTGTGGTAGTTTAGTGCTAAAGAGTTCTTGGAGATACGCCTATTTCAAATTCCTGGATGATTCAAGAGATTGGGTTTATGTCAAAGCCGTTGTCTACAAGGCCAAAATGCAAAAGAGACTTCGAAGATAA